In Erigeron canadensis isolate Cc75 chromosome 8, C_canadensis_v1, whole genome shotgun sequence, the DNA window TCAAAGAGAAGCCCAGCAAGTCGTGGTGTTTGAAAAATCACATCGACTTGGTGGAACATGGGTCTATGACCCACAAGTTGAGTCGGATCCAATAGGACTCGACCCAAACAGAGATATAGTTCATGGATCTCTCTACAAATCCTTGACAACAATTTCGCCACGTCAACTCATGAGCTTCGCTGACTTTAAATTTGATGAGAAAGCGTATGGTGATCCACGGTTATTTCCTGGGCACGAAGAGGTTTTAAAGTATTTGGAAGATTTTGCAATTCATTTTGAGCTCAATGAGTTGATTCGGTTCAATACTGTGGTAATCCGAGTAGAGGTCGTTGACTCAAATGCCATCAAGTTTGAGGTCGAGTCGAAGACGGACGGGGTGAATTTGGTCGAGGTGTTTGACGCGGTAGTAATTTGTAACGGCAATAACTCTCAACCTTACATGCCAAATGATATTCAAGGTATGTACGTAGAAatgcattctttttttttttttttaaatacttctCATTATATGTAAATTACTTGATAGAAGTAGAACAATTATAAAGTTACAACTTACCCAAAGaacattttcaatttcataatGTTAATTTGCTGATCCAATTGAAACTTTTTCAGATTAAAATCATTGGATAATAATATTCCATGTCAATTTTAATAGTGCGTCCTTTTAAACATAAATGCTGCAGGCATTGAGACATGGCCTAAGAAGCAAATCCATAGTCACAATTATCGTGTTCCTGAACAATTTCGTGATCAGGTTAGtgatatataatgatatacatataattagctatcaagatttcatatctcATTAATTGTCACATTAACCATACATCATCTTATCCGAGATAATAAGTATGTATGAATCGGTAATTAGTAAACTCATAATCCATTAGTTAATCAAATTTAATGAACAGGTAGTAGTGATAACTGGGTGCGGACCGAGTGGGGTGGACTTGTCGGGAGAGTTAGCCACGGTTGCCAAAGAAGTTCATATTTCCTCAAGAGCTCCGCGTCTTCAAGTGGAAAATTTGGAGAAATACAGCAATCTATGGCAGCATGATGAGGTaataatttgtattaatttttttggtCCATTTTACTACTCATAGTATTTTgtttatcatatatacatatgacgCCCAGATAAAAGGAGATTGTTGAATTTGAGATGAACCAAATAAATGATGAATGTTTCTTTGTACATCTATATGACAGATAGATTGTGTCAATGAagatgttattgttattttcaaagATGGATTCTCAATTGAAGCCGATATCATATTTCATTGCACggggtatgtatatataaaagctaGTTGTGCAAAGCTTTAGGTAACATACAAGGGGCCGATCGAAAGTCACGGGTTTCAGAAATaaagttaagaaaaataatcagGAGGACCGAATGTCACTCACGAGATTCAAAACTAAAATTAAGACAAATAAATGTTCGATCATTACACATATCACCAATACATAACAAAATGTGTGAGAGAGAAAGTAGGAAAGAGAGTGGCTGGGAAGAggtaacaaacaaaaaaagacaTCAGCAAACTTTCAATAACAGGAATGACGACGGCTTCGGTATCCAGATTACCAAGTTTTTTGTTACAAACATTCCCGTGGGGTGTAGACCGAGGGATCTCTCCAATGCCCTTAAGGATTTCATTTCAACCTGTTCAAGGGAGGAGCGTCTTTTGGAGATGTAGTAAGAGGTACCCCACAGCCGGGGGAAGTTGAGAAAGAGGTAGTGATAGAGGACGATGAGAATGGGATGACGGAGTATTATAAACGAGCACTGGTTGCTAGATGCTCTTCTTTTGATGCTCTCGTGTCTCTTCATGGATGGCTGGGTGAGAAGGTTTCCGGTGGGGTTGCAACTCAATACCTGGGAGGACTGAACATACTGATCATCTTCGAGGATTCGGATAATGCAAATGCTTTTCACTCTAATAAGGAGTTGTGGAGTCCCTGGATCTCAGCCTTAGATGTTTGGGAGGGGCAGTCCATTCCCTTTGAAAGAATAGCATGGGTCGGTGTGTATGGCGTACCTCTTCACTTGGCCACTGCAAATGTCGTAAACAATGTCTGTGACAAGGTGGGTAAGGTGGTGAGCCCGTCTAATGCACGAGAAGACGACGATAACCGTTCTGTTGAATGTGTTGGCCTATTAGTTGGAGATGGGAAGGAGGTGAAGGAGACCGTGGCAGTGAAGTGGAGAAAGAAGAGATTCAGGGTATGGGTTGTCGAACAATCCATCGACTGGTGTCCTCCATGTGGTCAAATCAAGAAAGTGGAGTCGTCAGTCTCAAACACGGAAGAAAGGGCTGGCGGGGATAATTCCGGCGAAACTCTAGGCGAGATGGAGGAAGGGAATGGCAAAAACCTAGAGAGGGAAACGAAGAGGTTTTGCATGGGGAATTGGATGAGCGTGACAAGCATTTATTGCATGGCGAGGAGAAAGATTTAGGGTTtcaaaaaataactaatcatttTGTTTTCTCATCCACTGAGCATGGACCCACAAAAGATACGGCTAAAGGTTCTGGGGTAAATAAAggtttatttaaattaatcatccCCTGAGGGATAGTGCCCCAAGGTCCAGAAAGAGGGCTAGAACATCAGACTTGGACTTTTTTGATGGGCTCATGAGCCCATGCCCAATTCCGATTAACAACAATAAGGAACTCAAGGAAAAGGAAGCCCAACTACCCCATACTAATTCCAGGTCAACTACATATTTTTTAACCACAACCATTCCTTTCCCTAAGGATAATACTTCTGTGGGTGTGAATGTAAATATCATACCTACAGAAAAAGAAGAGGAGGAGCAGAGTAACACCGACTTGGATTCAGAGATGGAACTGGAAATTCAAGAGACGATGAATGTTGGTGATGAAGTTAATGTCGATCTATGGAAAGCTAAAAGCAGAATCAAGAAGGCTATCCTAGAAGAAGGTATGAACAATATCCAATCATGAATATTTTATCTATAAACATTAGAGGGGTTAAAGGGGTCGACCAGTCGGACTGGATTAAGGGGATTAAAAACAACGAAAAGGTCTCCTTTTTAGCCGTTCAGGAAACTCAATGTGTTGATATCGAGAGTAGGTTGATAGGGTATTATTGGGGGAACTCGAATTGTGAATACGATTGGGTGGAGTCTAATGGTAGGTCAGGGGGCTTGTTAAATGTTTGGGACCCCGCCATTTTTAGGAAAGCTGATTGTATAAAggatcaaaattttcttttaactaaAGGAACAATAAAAGGAATCGATACGGTATGTTTCGTGGTGAATGTTTATGCACCTCAAAGTAGAAGGGAGAAAAAGAATCTGTGGGAGAAGCTACGCAATGTGAAGGACGGGGAGTCGGGTCTTTGGTTCTTCATTGGGGACTTTAACTCGGTAAGGGTGGCGGAGGAACGTAAGGGGTCGAATTTCAACTCTAATAGTGCCCGTGAATTCAACTCTTTCATTGATTCCGCCGACCTACATGAATACGAGATGAAAGGTAATAGCTTTACTTATATGATGGAGGACGAACGCGGGAGGAAATTCAGTAAGATAGACAGATTGTTGGTTGGAAGAGAGGTTGTTGACCGATGGGCAGGGGCAACTTTCAGATCTTTGCCCAGATTTAAGTCAAATCACTGCCCGATACTTCTTACGCTGGTAGATAGAAACTTTGGACCTAAACCATTCCGGTTCTTCAACTCATGGTTAGATAGAGAAGATTTTAAGGAAACGGTTCACAAGGCTCTCGATACATTCACTGGCGAAAGGCCACCTAACGCTATTTTAATGCTTAAGTTCAGGTGGCTGAGAGACTTCATACGAAACTAGAGGAACgacataaagaaaaaagaagaggaAGAGTATGTCATATGTAAAAAAGAATTGGAGGAGCTCAATGCCAAAATGGAAGATGAAGATCTTATGGAGGAGGAAAGCTGGATAAGATTGGAATGCCTGAATTCCATCACAACTTTCGAAAAAAACAAGTTCAATGATCTAAGGCAGCGGTCCAGGTGTAGGTGGGCTGTAGATGGGAACGAAAACTCCAAGTTTTTTCATGGGCTTATAAATAATAGAAAGAGGCAAAACGGAATTCCAGGCATGATGGTGGATGGGAAATGGGTCTCCAAACTGAATATAATCAAGAGACAAATTTTTACTTTCTTTAGAGACAAGTTTAAAGATGATTGGGTCACAAGACCCAAGTTGGGCTGCGACCTGCCCCATAAGCTTAGTACTCAACAGGCAGAAGGGTTGGTGGCCAGATTTTCGGTGGGTGAAATTAAGGAGGCGGTTTTTGCTTGTGGGGATGATAAGGCCCCCGGTCCCGACGGGTTCAATTTTTGTTTCATCAAAAGGTTTTGGGAAAGGCTGGAACTTGACTACATCAACATGCTCCATAGCTTTTTTGATACAGAGACTATAAACAGGGGATGTGGAGCTTCTTTTATCGCGTTAATTCCCAAGGTAAAGGACCCGGTTACCCTTAATGATTACAGACCGATTTCATTGATTGGCGTTATCAACAAGGTCATTTCCAAGGTCCTAGCCCTTCGTGTGAAGAATGCTTTGGGGTCACTTATCTCGGATTCTCAAACCGCTTTTCTTAGTGATAGAATGATCCTTGACGGGCCACTTATCCTAAACGAGATTATCTCATGGATTAAAAAGGAGAAAAGGGAAGCTTTCatcttcaaaattgattttaacaAGGCGTTTGATAACGTCAATTGGGGATTCTTACTTGACGTCATGGATCGTATGGGGTTTCCTGAAAGATGGTGTAAATGGACCTATGGCATCCTCTCATTGGCCTGGGCTGCAGTGTTGGTTAACGGTTCTCCCACATTCGAGTTCCAATGTCAAAAGGGCTTGAGACAGGGAGACCCCTTatctccttttctctttttaatttctaTGGAAGGGCTCGCGAGATTGATGCAAAAGGCGTGTGATAAAGGTGTCTTCTCTGGGATCAGACTTCCAAACCATGGCCCGGTAATCTCGCATTTGCTTTATGCAAATGATGTCTCTATATTGGGGGACTGGTCACTTGGTAACATCAGAAAGGTAACTCGTATTCTTAGAACCTTTTACCTTTGCTCCGGGCTgaaaattaatttcaacaagtctTTCTTATTTAGGGTGGGGGTGGATGCTAATGAGGTCAAGAATATGGCCCAAATTATGAAATGTAAAGAGGGGTCTTTTCCGAAGGACCATTTGGGGCTAAAAATAGGGGCGAACATGAATAGAGTGGTTAACTGGAACttcattttcaacatttttgAGGCAAGGTTGGCTTTGTGGAAGTCAAAGTGCCTCTCATTTGCCGGGAGAATTGTTTTGGTTAAGGTTGTCCTCGAATGCCTTCCAACATATTACTTTTGTTTGTTCAAAGTTCCTAACAAAGTGATTAACGGATTAGAGACTATTATTAGAAAATTCATTTGGGGTGGGTCAACCGACACAAAAAAGATTCATTGGGTGGCTTGGGATAGAATTGCTTCACCTATCGAGGTTGGTGGGCTCGGCCTATTTAAGTTAAAAATGTCAAATACGGCTTTACTATCTAAATGGGTGTAGAGATACCGGAATGAAGAGAATGCTTTATGGAAAAGAGTCATTGACGCCATCCACTCCACTAAGAGATGTTGGGAGCCACTACCCATCAACTGGTCAGTGGTGGGCGTTTGGAAGTCCATGGTAAGCGAGATCAGTAAAATCAATGTCCAAGGCATTAGTATAAACCAATTATTTAAGGGAGAGATCGGCAATGGGGAAAGGATTAGATTTTGGCTTGACATTTGGGCTTGCGATACCACGCTGAATGACCACTTCCCTTTATTGTTCAAACcggagaaaaacaaaaaaatgctTGGTTATGGATCGCCTTAGCAGTCAGAATGCCAGCCCGGGTATGCAATGCAACTGGTCTAAGGAACCAAGGTTACCAGGTGAGTTAGTGGAATGGCAAGAGATGTCAGCGATGATGGGTGGGCTCACACTTAAAAATGCTCTGGATAGATGGAAGTGGACAGGTGGGAAAGAGGAGTCGTTCTCGGTTATAGGAGTTAAAGAGTTCCTCCGAAAAGGACGGGATTTCAGCAACCGCTTCGTGTTTAAATGGCCAAAGTGGACGACTAAGGACTGCAACTTTTTCATGTGGAGGGTGTCCATGGACCGACTTCCCACCATGGCAGCCCTCATGAATAGGAATGTGACCTTTAATAATGCAAAATGTGTTCTCTGCGAGGCTGCTGAAGAATCCCTGGAGCATATTTTTTGCTCTTGCGACCTGGCAATGGATGTTTGGTTCAGGATTGGGCTTTGGTGCAAAGTAAGACCACTCTTCTTCTTTTCAATCAAGGATATTTTTAGCATTGAGGAGCATTTGGAACTTGGAACTGCTACTAAGAAGATTTTTAGAGGCATTGTGTTTGTAACTTGTTGGTGCTTATGGCGGGCAAGAAACAACAGAAGATTCAACAATGAAGAAACGAATGGCAATAAGGTCTTTCAAGAGATAAAGGCAATTAGCTTCTTTTGGTTTAGGAACCGGTCAAGGAATTGTACAATTAGTCTTGATAGTTCGAACCGGTTCGATGTTGTAAATAGCAGAGGCATGTAAATATTGGGGACGACCCACGATTTGTGGGTTGTGTTTTTGcgaataaaagttaattttcaaaaaaaaaagacctttTTAAATGAATTACAGATAAAAATACATTACCGAGTGATCAGATAGGACCCCCGCGTGCCTCTCCCAAA includes these proteins:
- the LOC122580610 gene encoding flavin-containing monooxygenase FMO GS-OX-like 7, whose translation is MANSLKVAVIGAGVSGLTTARELQREAQQVVVFEKSHRLGGTWVYDPQVESDPIGLDPNRDIVHGSLYKSLTTISPRQLMSFADFKFDEKAYGDPRLFPGHEEVLKYLEDFAIHFELNELIRFNTVVIRVEVVDSNAIKFEVESKTDGVNLVEVFDAVVICNGNNSQPYMPNDIQGIETWPKKQIHSHNYRVPEQFRDQVVVITGCGPSGVDLSGELATVAKEVHISSRAPRLQVENLEKYSNLWQHDEIDCVNEDVIVIFKDGFSIEADIIFHCTGYKYHVPFLETNGINVSIQDKRIGPLYKHVFPPKLAPSLSFVGIPRRSLFFLLIEGQARWIAKVLSRKVSLPSEYEMLSEVEQYYREMEEKGIPEHRAHSIDFKIDYIEWLYAQSGMVVDKKLQEMFEYQLHCIMTDLYGHKDAFSKKYGISL